Below is a genomic region from Syngnathus typhle isolate RoL2023-S1 ecotype Sweden linkage group LG3, RoL_Styp_1.0, whole genome shotgun sequence.
ACTTCTGTGAAGGATCTACATGGGCTTCTGGAGGGACGGGCATGGAGTGAGGGTGGGGGGAGGGTCCTCGAAAGGAAACTCAGTCACTAGCAAGGTGGCTAAGGAGGCTATGGCTTgggaaggaagaggaggcgaGGGATCTGCCTCCGGGGTACCTCACGGCCTGGTGTCGCTTCTTGGTGGCGTCCGTGTCCTTGGCGGGAAGGAGCTCCACGCTCCCCGACAGGGACGAGCAGAGGCTGGAGTCGGGCGTGCCGGAGCGCCGGACGCGCGGCCAGCGAGGTGCCGTCAGGCCGCCGcactccttctcctccttcggcTGACGCTGCGAAGGGATGCGGGCCGTCCTCAGTTGAAAGGGCTCGCACGCGGTGGTGGGCTTCACCTCTTTGGTCTGCTCCATGCGCTTCCGGAAGCGCTTGAAGGTGACGTCAAAGTCGGGCACGTCCTTGTTGACCAGCGGGCGGTGGCTGAAGGTCGGAGCCTGCTCGCTGCACCTCTTGCTCTCCGCCAGCCTTTTGCTGAGGGTGCTGGGAGGGGCCGAGGAGCTGCGGAGCATTTCCTGGGCTCTCATCTGCTTCTTGATGGATCGGTACAGCTGCTCCTCCTTCCTCTGATCGCCCGACACCGACTTGGGCACCGGCTTGGCCTTGAAGGGCTTGGGCCGCTCCGGCTGGCCgggcggcggctgctgctgctgctgctgctgctccttctTCAGGCGTTCCCTCTCCAGGAAGCTGAAAGGCTAAGAGACAGACCCCGCCGCACATTACACAATGAGGTATCTAAATCATACATGAGAAATAATGATTTGACAATCCATTTCGTTTCTACACGGTAAAACGAGAGAGCCTCGTAACCTTTGTCTTGAGGTGGCGGTTGTCGGGCATGCTGCGACGAGGTTCCCGCCGCCGCTCCTGGAGCTCCTGGTAAAGCGGCAGGTGGACGTGCGCCGGCACGGGGCTGGCGCGGAACTTGTTGCGGCACTCGGCCATCTCCTCCAGCTCCCGTCTCAGCCGTGCGTTCTCCAGCTCCACCTCGGCCCGCGTCTTGACgccgcgccgccgccgctcggcCTCGCGCTGCCGCCGCTCGGCCTCGCGCAGCGTCATCTGGAAGGGCCTGGGCACGGTCACGCCGGGGAGCCTTCGCCGAAGCCGGAAGCCGTCGCGCTCTCCCGGCAGCGACGCGGACAGCTGGCGGGTCCGAGGCGATAGCTTGAAGTCGGTCCACATGTTCTGGATGAATTCTTTGGGGCAGAACAGCAGGCCTTTCTCCACGTCAGAACCCGAGGCGTCGTCCGACGTAGACGACGCGCCCGAAGCTCTCCGGAGCTCGACGGCCGAGTGAGACTTCCTCAGATGCTGAAATGCGCCCGGCCCGGGTTGTTGCGTGTTGGGCGCGGCCAAAGCGTGTAGCTGCAGCTTGTGGTGGTACATGCTCTCCAGCTCGGCCATGGTGCGCAGGTGAGCCTTTTTCAACTCCTCCAACTTGCTGTAGTACTCCTCGTTGGAGAAGAAAATGCCGGTGGGTGCCGACTGGGCCACGGCTTTCTGGTCGCGCATGTCTCCGCCCGCCACCTGGCGTAAGTGGGCAGACAGAACCAGCTTAAAACAAAAGCACGCTAAGTTTAAGCCTATTAGAGCTCAGTATGGAGGGAGGCCCACCCAAGGCGGCTTAACATGGCGGCGTCAGGTCGCCTCCAGACGTGACAAGGCAGGGTGTGGGAGGACAACAAGGATGGATTAGAAGCAACATTGCCTACAGAATGACGTCTAATCTCGCCCACGAATAGACAAAGTGTTCCCATCGGCACGATGACGTTTATTTCGGTACAACCCTAAACGTGCGCTCCACGCTTACTAAATAAATGTTTGAAAGCAAAAAGGTTCTaaatgactaccgtaattttcggactataagtcgcgttttttttttcatagtttgggtgggggggcgacttatatacatatatgtgggtttattttcagttttttgggcattttatggctggtgcgacttatactccggtgcgacttatagtccgaaaattacggtaaatgtatttaaaagttGAACTGCGATGTACAATTGCagtagtgggggaaaaaaaacaagttgaagcCAATGCAACATTTTGTGCAGTTCATCTCAGCCTGCAACTAACTAATTATTTGAATAAGCAAGGGCCCCAAAATAGAACCCTGTGGAACGCCATGCGCTAAAAGTGTAGTTAGTCAGATAgcaaaattataaaaaaatatatcttcatTGTAAAGTAATAATACAATTATTGTTATTGCAGAATTTCCACGTTACATAGACATTGGAGCACAAGGAGAAACTCCATGAAAGACAAAGTACAAGTTGACGTGATAGTGGGAAAGTCGCGGCGGGCGGCAATTTTGCTCGCCTCTTTCTTTACCTTACCTCGTCCTCCTTTTCTTGCTCCTGCTGGTAACCGTCGCAGTTGTCCGCGTGAGTCGTGGCCGAGTAAGGAGTCTCTTCGTTCCGTTCGTAGGAGGCAAGCGGTACCCTGGTGTGCGGGTCCACCGGCCGCTTAAGACACGACGTCACCAGCACGTTGTTCCAGTGCGCGTTGGCCATCGTATATGACACGCAAAGCGGCTcgcaaaagaagaagaattacCTGAAAACGTCACAGGACAAAAATTGGGGGAGAGATTTGAGCCTTTCTGCGCGTGCCAGGAGCAGGTAGGGCGATTGAAACGGAAGCGATCGTTGCCTAGCAACAGAACCAGCCGAGTTGTCGCGGAAGTGACGTCGCGTGATAGGTGTGTCGCATGAAACTAAAACCGATATTATTTCGAAGGGTTGTTGTATCGTACGCCTGAATCGGGAttagaatatttatttttcaaacatcAACATTGAGATGAgaattgatttttttgtgaGTTTTAAAACTCTGTCGTGACGTCACCACTAGAGGATGCTCATCCCCTCATTTGTTTGCCGAGCTCACTTTCATTTGTCAGAATAtgatgttattaaaaaaaaacacaagaggcACTTGTGTAGTTCCACAAACAAAGAATTTTATTAACTTAGGCAACATATCAAGAGCCCGGGAAAGTTGGGTGGATGGTTGGCGCCTCGCCGTAATTATCGGGTGTTGACCTGCAAACAAGAACACGACAATGATCGACTCGAGTACGGAATGTAAAGGCGGCGGAGGGGAAGGAGGGGCTCGGTCGTACCACGTCGTCGATCTTGAGGATGCTGCGCACCGTCTCGGTGGCCAAGGTGAGGGCGCTGATGGACACCAGTAGCGGCTGCACCACCAGCTCCTCCAGGATGTTGGAGATCCCGCCCTGAGGCAAACGTCCCGTCAACAACAAGATGGAGACGGGCAACAGTGAGCCTCCGCTATCTTTTGGGTTGACCTGATCACCTTGCGCACGTTGATGCCGGCCATCTTGTCTCCCTGCGCGTGCCTGTTGCGCAATTCGGTGACGGTGCAGATGGGGTTGAGTCCGGCGTTCTCGGCCAGCGTGGACGGGATCACCTCCAGGGCGTCGGCGTACGCCCGCACGCAGTACGCCTCCATGCCGGCCAGCGTGCGCGAGTACTCGGCCAGCCGCACCGCCAGCTCGATCTCGGGGGCGCCGCCGCCGGCAATCAGAGCCCTGCGGGGACGGGCGGACATTTTGCGTTACGGACGAACGGCACGCGGCCGGCAAGTGGACGTGTGCGAGCGCCCCCTTCCTCGCCGGGCCGACGTGACGGTTGGGCGAGAACAAACGGGAGCGCGTCGACATTAATATACCTCCACTTGTTACGCCCCAGCGCCAAGGAAATGCGCTGGGGCGCCTTTgaaggaggatttttttttttagcgtgcGCAAAAGGACGGACCTCTTTTTGACCAGGCATCGGATGACGCAGAGGGCATCGTGGATGGACCTCTCGGCCTCCTCGATCAACAGCTTGTTGGAGCCCCTCACCACGATGCTCACCGTCTTGCCGGGGTTGGCGCAGCCCGTGATCTGAGGAAGGCCCGCTTGGTTAGAAGCAACGTCCAGCGACCCGGCTCGCCCTTTTGCCGCCTCGCCCGCGCACCTTGATGAGCTTGCCCGAGCCGTCCAGGTTGACCTCCTCCACCATCTCGGCGGCGCCCAGCATCTCGGGAGCAAAGTGGTCAATGTGGGCGATGGGCTTGGTGCCGAGGGTCTGACAAGACAAAAAGCGTTTCAAGAGCTCAACTTTTCATTTCTGCTTGAACGTTTTCCGTTTTTATTTCTACCAAGTtgaactttctttctttttttgctcgCTGCTCACCTTGCAGATGAACTCGATTTCCTCCCTCTCGATCTCCTTCACCACCATGATCTTCATCTTGTTGAGGAAGTGCAGCGCCAGGTCGCTCAGGGCATCCCTGTCGTGACGCCGGCGTTAGCCTCATGATTAAAACGCTCTTCAAATTCATCAGCGGCGGTGAGAGCGGGTTGAGTCACCTGAGGATGGACTTCTGGATGAGTAGCACGTTGCAGCCGGCCTTCTTGATCTGCTTGACCATGTTGAGGATGTACGCGCGCTCCTCGCGCAGCACGCGGTCCATCTGAGCGTAGTCCGACACCACGATCTGGTTGTCCATCTGCCGCGGGcgccaacaaaacaaaagatggcGTCAACGCCTTGACGCGGGACGGCCACGCACGCCGGACGGAGGGCACTCACGTCCGTTTTGGGCGGAGATAAGCAGAACTGGATCAGGCCGATCTTGGCCTTCTCCACTCGACTGACGCCGGCGCTCGCCACCTTCTGGGTCAGAACCAGCCCGTCCACCAGCTCGCAGTCGTCAATGGTGCCGCTGAAACCCGAGACTTAGTCATCCCGTggtcacaaagaaaaaaaaggggtgcAGGCGCGCCTTACCCGAGCTTCTTGGTGATTTTGATGTCCTGCAGGTCGACGCCGGTGGCGGTGGCAGGGTCGATGACACGCATGACGGCGTCCACGCTCATGGGCGCCAGCAGGCTGGAGTACTGCGACACCACCTTGGAGCAAAGCGACGTGGTGGCGCTGTTGAGCAGCGTCTCGCGGTCGCTCAGCTCCACCGGCCTGCTCATGGCCGTCAGcacctccacgcctttgtccaccgccttctggaacgacTCCGAGATGGTGGTGGGGTGGATGCCTGCGAGACGTTTTGGAAGAGGAGACAAATATCAAGATCGTCCTGCCGATACCATAACAGCGACAATGGACCATTTCACGCTTTCGATTCGGACCTTTTTGGAGCAGTTTGGAGCAGGAGTCGAGGAGAGCGCCAGCGATGACCACCACCGACGTTGTGCCGTCGCCCGCCTCGATGTCTTGCGCTTTGGACAGTTCCACCAGCTGCAACACAGACAGATGCCCGTGAGACGGGCACGCTGACAGAGGCTGGAAGATGCTTCGGGGCAGAACGTACCATTTTGGCAGCTGGGTGCAGGACCTGCATCTGCTTCAAGATGGTGGCCCCGTCGTTGGTGATGGTCACGTCGCCTTTCTCATCCTGGATCTGAAGACAAAGACGGGAGATTAGTGGAGGGCGTGGTGCAGAGGAGTCGAGGCGATGCCTTCACTGACCATCTTGTCCATTCCTTTGGGCCCAAGGCTGGTTCTGATGGCGTCGGCCACAGCTGTCACGTGATTCAACGACATGATGAATTATTCATGAGCGATAAAAGTGGTTATTAAAAGATTCAATTCGTTTCATTAACGAAAATTGATTTACATGAATTACATTTCAGAAGAAGGAGGTTAAGGAGGTTTAAGCAAATAAAttcttcattttaatttaatgaGATTTGTTCATGCTAGGGTCTCAGGCCCGGCCCAAACCGCTATGACTCGACGAAACCTTCCGCCTTAGTCAACTACTATTCGCTGAAGACTTTTCATCACTTCGTGGCTTTTAACTACCTTTAGCAGCAGAGATGTTGCTGTAGCGGATCTGAGCCGGCTTGTCGCGGTCCACGTACGCCCCTCCTTTGTAGAAGCCTCCACTGGAAGCCTTCGGCATAGCCATCGCTTCGGGCATCGCGATGTTATACTCGATGGAAAATGTCGAAGAGGACGCTCACAACAGGACCGATGAGTCCCCGGGACTGGATGTCGAGTCTTGCCTTAAGATGGAGAAGGATTATCAAACGTCGAGCCGACCGAAATCAGAAGCTTCCAGAGCCGCCCGGGGAAGCTGAGAAGAGGGCGCGCAAAGATGACGTCAGCAGACAGTACTTGCTGAGCATCGAAACAAAAGATTGCCTCGGATTGAATTTAATGCTTTGTTCAGACATGTCAaccgaaaaaaacaaaactacgaaacataaaataaagaaaacaagtGGTGATAAATTACATCATTTGTCACAAATGTTTCACTCGACTAACTTCAGTAAATAGCCGTCATGTGCTCTGGGTTTGATTACTAAGCCTGCTCGACGTGAACCACAAGGAAcggaagcagttttgaattacCTTAGCATGTTAGCAGACAACTTTATTTGATAGGGATCACTTGCCGAATAAGTCTTCTCCTTATTTTCTCTCCTAATCGCTGCTGAGCGTGCACTTGGGTCAGTGTGTGTTAAAGCTAAGCTACTTTAGCCGCCGGTGTTGACGCGCACATGGCGCACTGCACGAGTTGCGTCTTTGCGCGTCAAAACAATTCGTGACGTCAGAATCGTGCAATGATTGACAAAAATCACCATTGCGACTCGTATTGTCAAGATTCCAAAATCCTAATGTGAATCGGGTGCACGTGGAATCATCTAGGGGTTGTGTTTGCTGTGTGAACAGGAGATGTTGCCCCTGAAGCAGAAGGATAAGGAGATCATCAAGAAGCTGTTAGCCTCAGGTTGCTGCGCTCGCTGCGTCCTTAGGTTCTGCTGCATCGGAGTCCCGGACGCCTATAGGCACACACCACCGGTAAGTCAGTCCTTGCACAGACTAGACCAGATAGATGCAGCCAATATGAGGATGTTCATCCAGGTGTTTGCTCCTCAACAGGAAACGCTGAGGCAGCTTCGAGCTTTCGTGAACGCCTCAGAGGACCGCGCGTCGTCCGAGTCGGAGGAAAAGAACAGTTCTCAGAATGCCGCAGAGTTGGAACCGGCCAGCAAAAGAAGCAAACTGGAGACGGAGGAGCCGGCGGAGGAGTCGAGCGTGTGCGTGGTGTGCTTGGGCGTCCTCCAGCATCTCAGCGACGTCAGCCAGGCTGTGCAGGTGGCACCGCACACACTTCCATTGATACGTTTTGATTGATAATAACATGAAAGATTGACAGATCGCCGACGCCGTCAGAAAGGAAAAGTACCAAGCGGACACTTTGGTGCTGTCCATCTCGCTGCCTGCTCAGATGTGCGTGCGCGAGGTCAGTGTTGTTGCTAAGGCTTCACATGCTCGCTGCTGCTATGTCGTTGACGCCCGTTTGAATCCGCAGCATTCGTGTTGGCTTCATGTGAAGGACCTAGTGAGGTAACGGCAAACTTTTTTAGTGGCAAACGATGACTTGACGATTTGGATTAACTCTCGCGTGACCCGCCAGAGCCAAATGCTGCGTGTTGGGgcgtgatgatgtcatccaagTGAAGGAAGCTTTCAAATGGATCATGCAGGACCTGCTGGCCCAGGAGCTGGCCGGCGTTGCCGTGGCTACCAAGGTGAGGGGCGCATTGGACAGAACggcattaccgtaattttcggactataagtcgcaccagccataaaatgcccaaaaaagtgagaaaaaaaaaatgtatataagtcgctcctgagtacaattcgcccccccacccaaactatgaaaaaaacgcgacttatagtccgaaaattacggtacattttttaaaaaatgattgtGGCTAAACCGGTTTttgctgtgtttgtgttttgagaGTGCGCTGGAGGTCAGCGTGGGCTTCACTCACCCGGAAACGGACGCCGACTGCCACTTCCTGTGAGTTGTGAACCCGTTACCGTGGCGACGCTTTGAGCCGGAACGATGACGAGACTTTTTCTTGCAGTGCGTCGACTTGTCCCGACTGCTTCAAAGCCACCAAGAACAAACCGGTGAGCTGGCAAGCGGCGTCGCTGACAAACGGTTGCTGACAAGTCGTGTGCGTTTGCAGTCCGTGTTCACTCGGATGGCGGTGGTGAAAGCGCTGGAGAAGATTCCGGACAGCAAATTCATCAAGTAAGTCCCgccttgaagaagaaaaagttgcGTGAAGAAAAAACGGCCGCTTTGTTCGTCAGACACTCGCCGTGCCCGCCGTCCCGTCCGGGCGGCAGCTGCACGCCGCAGGACGTCCAGTGTGTCCACGTGTCCGTCTTTGTGGCCGGTACGTGGCGGGACACGTCGAGCGCGGCGCAATTTTCTTtttgctgatgtggcattttTGCACGCCGTCCATCAGGGCGCTACAATAAGTTCTGCCGCAGTTTGCCGCAGACGCCGTGGCTCATCGACGGCCAGCGACGGATGGAGTCGTCCGTGGAGGAGCTCATCGCCGCCCCCGTGCTCGCCGCCTTCGGAGCGCAAGGTTAACCTCCCGACGATTGTTTGCAAACACGGCAAGATGGAGGTCGCCGGGCGTAACGGCGACTTTGTCTTTTCGGTGGCAGGGTTTAATTTCTCGTCATCTGGCCGTGAAGACGTTGACGTCCGCACGCTGGGAAATGGTAATCACGCTGCCTTCCTCGTATCATCGTCACCATGACGACCACTCCGCGTGGTCTTCCAGGTCGACCGTTTGCGCTGGAGCTGCTGAACCCGCGCAAGAGCAAACTCAGCGAGGAGGACATGAAGAGCGTGCAGCAGGTGCGGCGTGGCttaccacgtgtgtgtgtgcgtacgtggtGCCGTGATGTCCACAATCCTGTGTTGCAGCTCATCAACGCGTCCTCGG
It encodes:
- the fam161a gene encoding protein FAM161B, giving the protein MANAHWNNVLVTSCLKRPVDPHTRVPLASYERNEETPYSATTHADNCDGYQQEQEKEDEVAGGDMRDQKAVAQSAPTGIFFSNEEYYSKLEELKKAHLRTMAELESMYHHKLQLHALAAPNTQQPGPGAFQHLRKSHSAVELRRASGASSTSDDASGSDVEKGLLFCPKEFIQNMWTDFKLSPRTRQLSASLPGERDGFRLRRRLPGVTVPRPFQMTLREAERRQREAERRRRGVKTRAEVELENARLRRELEEMAECRNKFRASPVPAHVHLPLYQELQERRREPRRSMPDNRHLKTKPFSFLERERLKKEQQQQQQQPPPGQPERPKPFKAKPVPKSVSGDQRKEEQLYRSIKKQMRAQEMLRSSSAPPSTLSKRLAESKRCSEQAPTFSHRPLVNKDVPDFDVTFKRFRKRMEQTKEVKPTTACEPFQLRTARIPSQRQPKEEKECGGLTAPRWPRVRRSGTPDSSLCSSLSGSVELLPAKDTDATKKRHQAVRQALERRRRAEQEEARWTERQKEREKTLQKLVQKRASAIDPHLALTHTHGNKLQEFRKQDRQRRREYQQEIKEMEERVKSRPLLLEQVAQKNAKQAAQKRFADTLHRVHLSEEFLNRKVAAVAARTGADATREPSESEDGALLPVHYRKIFLDNQDQEESDKASPDGSEDAGHYSDDDHHQRDPEEAEDEKQDDDDHQRDAEEAEDEKHDDEELD
- the cct4 gene encoding T-complex protein 1 subunit delta, whose amino-acid sequence is MPEAMAMPKASSGGFYKGGAYVDRDKPAQIRYSNISAAKAVADAIRTSLGPKGMDKMIQDEKGDVTITNDGATILKQMQVLHPAAKMLVELSKAQDIEAGDGTTSVVVIAGALLDSCSKLLQKGIHPTTISESFQKAVDKGVEVLTAMSRPVELSDRETLLNSATTSLCSKVVSQYSSLLAPMSVDAVMRVIDPATATGVDLQDIKITKKLGGTIDDCELVDGLVLTQKVASAGVSRVEKAKIGLIQFCLSPPKTDMDNQIVVSDYAQMDRVLREERAYILNMVKQIKKAGCNVLLIQKSILRDALSDLALHFLNKMKIMVVKEIEREEIEFICKTLGTKPIAHIDHFAPEMLGAAEMVEEVNLDGSGKLIKITGCANPGKTVSIVVRGSNKLLIEEAERSIHDALCVIRCLVKKRALIAGGGAPEIELAVRLAEYSRTLAGMEAYCVRAYADALEVIPSTLAENAGLNPICTVTELRNRHAQGDKMAGINVRKGGISNILEELVVQPLLVSISALTLATETVRSILKIDDVVNTR
- the pus10 gene encoding putative tRNA pseudouridine synthase Pus10 isoform X1, whose translation is MLPLKQKDKEIIKKLLASGCCARCVLRFCCIGVPDAYRHTPPETLRQLRAFVNASEDRASSESEEKNSSQNAAELEPASKRSKLETEEPAEESSVCVVCLGVLQHLSDVSQAVQIADAVRKEKYQADTLVLSISLPAQMCVREHSCWLHVKDLVRAKCCVLGRDDVIQVKEAFKWIMQDLLAQELAGVAVATKSALEVSVGFTHPETDADCHFLASTCPDCFKATKNKPSVFTRMAVVKALEKIPDSKFIKHSPCPPSRPGGSCTPQDVQCVHVSVFVAGRYNKFCRSLPQTPWLIDGQRRMESSVEELIAAPVLAAFGAQGFNFSSSGREDVDVRTLGNGRPFALELLNPRKSKLSEEDMKSVQQLINASSEKIRVRDLQMVSRDAMSRMKEGEEEKTKSYLALVWTKKSIQKDDIAFINHIKDLTLDQKTPLRVLHRRTLAVRQRLIHSMNASLLDEHHFRLTLKTQAGTYIKEFVHGDFGRTTPNLCQLLDTHTDILELDVQSVDVDWPPALPD
- the pus10 gene encoding putative tRNA pseudouridine synthase Pus10 isoform X2, giving the protein MLPLKQKDKEIIKKLLASGCCARCVLRFCCIGVPDAYRHTPPETLRQLRAFVNASEDRASSESEEKNSSQNAAELEPASKRSKLETEEPAEESSVCVVCLGVLQHLSDVSQAVQIADAVRKEKYQADTLVLSISLPAQMCVREHSCWLHVKDLVRAKCCVLGRDDVIQVKEAFKWIMQDLLAQELAGVAVATKSALEVSVGFTHPETDADCHFLASTCPDCFKATKNKPSVFTRMAVVKALEKIPDSKFIKHSPCPPSRPGGSCTPQDVQCVHVSVFVAGRYNKFCRSLPQTPWLIDGQRRMESSVEELIAAPVLAAFGAQGFNFSSSGREDVDVRTLGNGRPFALELLNPRKSKLSEEDMKSVQQLINASSEKIRVRDLQMVSRDAMSRMKEGEEEKTKSYLALVWTKKSIQKDDIAFINHIKDLTLDQKTPLRVLHRRTLAVRQRLIHSMNASLLDEHHFRLTLKTQAGTSLSMETLGVLHQTCVSCWTHTRIS